In one window of Microbacterium sp. PM5 DNA:
- a CDS encoding DUF5979 domain-containing protein: MRAARSSVVSAKRPFVAGLLVVLLALGGVVGGIAPAATAAGGPGDYLQIDKSVDKPTPLPGDTFTYTVKVTCSEQDCLGAQLTDAFPAALVGFDIESVRFAPDTTPYAVTWTGGASTPPAKVAAGTAVTVDIKETTDTPVGVGMSAGTTFSMLVSLRVPDNYPPGQSGDIVNTARVTATNANPVDSSATININVPENIAVGVTKTWSPNRLSYAPGAASAIALGVSNASNVNVDKLVIQEPKTAVDGASTLDASNPFTITDFTGLQNVSLPASCTSVQVDAYVFQGGTWTWKTGPPAATPTLPNGVTNAQVGGIRLTCVGTIGPGDTVALGLGLAQRSTQRDTGADLSTAEHRVDNVANGIAAVGTRTATKDATASYTVAPSMPTVQTAKNIAPGQITAGQKASSTLSATNGAVPVSELRVADLDFFSTDVAFGGFTAAPVWPAGASAAKVVYHLAAGGTQDVSFANGAVPAAPGGPVTGFELVFTGSLIQANATANAAFTIATTENATGAKPSVTLTNTVASTVTAPNGLTAKATDDATLTVIDPSVSVTIDKTVRPGAPVAPGDSVIASLRTVASATGDGARINDIVVEDAWNGAQDAFWNAFSFTSVAPTQVPANTTLTVQVRRHDGTWVTLATAPAQAQAFVFQMDAAATAAALAPLAAADVEGIRFTFHSDAGFADTTNVTPNLVFDARADRRTGGATTPGPDKPTTYTNTAVSSVTGKSDGGKTLIDDATDTAPGTIQTEQNPPGPGPDIQKRWTRDFLDAQSGQRADTTLRWNVSSGFAPVTITDPATDAGTPSSTAYDAFDLVSVAAIAPSADPYSNGWYLKYDTVTAVELFFDGTWHTVAAPGGSWMTAGRGFVGYTLTAEESAKTTGVRLVIDETAADTAARQAARQTGPAFDPFAPAPGSGVGSGSVQREFDLTWQLRDVTRSSGTPITADSLLNTSTKGIVDNAVQISSHPLAGGADITDGDHDTIQILNQPPGVKVTKSATPTSQIFTPVTGTPAQSYPTAQWTMTAHNDATAKASALRMTDPATCSQTALAGCQSDVSAAFADPFDTSKNYLTDSGTPTPFDRFDATKITIASSIPAQIDASGSTVWLLHYSGGTYTTTSHTIAQVNAFTAEQLSDVVGVSVTFRGVSAANTGTIDQSNVFTVTIDSRLRPTLRSSGDAQVLPAGKTVDVSNRVFAQSYDPVLAPTTKTGDVADAKVVLTGGVVNITPTKSVSAASIAEPAKSTPVTVTLGANQGSNPRSTLSPNVVVVEDFADATAFWNTFDLVGLGAVTLPAGADRVRVDVHTGGRWIQGTAAATAALPTGTDVTAVDGIRFTFTRADGALFSNTIPAANWSASAAFTVKVRDAYRDASGPVSFDHTVTNTQSSQSTRVDGNDSALKQASAQIALTQGTHQIAVNKLSNNGDRLVSVGSPVPFDLTFQNTGTGFLTVSELTDTLPVQLDYLTTPAPVFTKQADGLLSDKVTVGLSPDGRTVTFTWPSDGNRMKPGEVFKVRLFLELQPGLSQGDRATNTMTVKTAQQLTACRNTVPGGSTTSAFANDPTTCGTTDYVGVVAGSNLYTVKGVSGALPGAYQPGASDAICQQNLVVGDKGYFRSPCVANSEVGGTDEWVLHNVNAGTVPVAEMTVFDQLPTPGDTLLISGTGRGSTLRPELLAGSLKVAAPAGTTQTVEVTTSTGVCVNTWSTLTTAPVCEQNGEKWTVASDGTDWSKVTGIRVHLDFRTTPAKALTPGQAADVTFSTVNKPAAADRPDGASTSVPASDQFAWNQYGVKYELTTESTFRKIAPAVVGSHLRFGSIAVTKKITGPAAQYAPTSFLADVVCSAGGSPLDLGAASTVTLSAANDYTARIDGIPLSAEGTTCTVTEQGAVGAFGETSRSGSPTTIAVTEPAPQDGDAGDVPALQVATLTNDYQYSGLSVTKQVQTEATAGEFGPFTFSLTCTSATGMPVAFDDQGSHKLTFTLEAGQTWTAPADRIPARARCTVTETDSFFANHIVFTGTNVVDAGDGSATVTPGVEAAAVTVTNGYDAGRLTVGKVVTGAGADLYGTGSFDFSAVCTYQGQSLLDQRFSLRHGDTETFGVYPTGTVCDVKELTTGGATAATLDPADGQVTIVAPTDPVAIGDVKVTATNRFDLASFDVVKERQGNMLNPGAAGPFTVSAVCTYVVDGTVTDIAVPGGAERQLAAANDYRAAYTDLPVGATCEVTETVTGHAASTSITVDDADPVTGTSATIDLHGGDEPQLMTIANTFTAGQISVTKTVSGTAASAHTGDTFGVTLVCTWYGENLPIPGGAVRDLTVGTPVVYTDLPTDAACVLTETRTGEAKQVTMTVDGGHSANPASVVITADRTIAVGVDNRFDKPLPATGGSSALVLGVSGFGIAGLIVGIVLLTRRRRREI; the protein is encoded by the coding sequence ATGCGCGCTGCGCGCTCTTCCGTCGTGTCCGCGAAGCGTCCGTTCGTCGCGGGGCTTCTCGTCGTTCTTCTGGCGCTGGGCGGAGTCGTCGGCGGCATCGCGCCGGCAGCGACCGCCGCCGGTGGTCCCGGCGACTACCTGCAGATCGACAAGAGCGTCGACAAGCCGACGCCGCTTCCGGGTGACACGTTCACGTACACGGTAAAGGTCACGTGTTCGGAGCAGGACTGCTTGGGCGCTCAGCTCACCGATGCCTTCCCCGCTGCGCTCGTGGGCTTCGACATCGAGAGCGTGCGATTCGCTCCCGACACCACCCCGTACGCCGTGACCTGGACCGGGGGAGCGAGCACCCCGCCGGCGAAGGTCGCCGCCGGCACCGCCGTGACGGTCGACATCAAGGAAACGACCGACACCCCCGTCGGCGTCGGTATGTCGGCGGGCACCACCTTCTCGATGCTGGTCAGCCTCCGCGTGCCCGACAACTACCCGCCCGGCCAGAGCGGCGACATCGTCAACACCGCGAGGGTCACGGCGACCAACGCGAACCCCGTCGACAGCTCGGCGACGATCAACATCAACGTTCCCGAGAACATCGCTGTCGGCGTGACGAAGACATGGTCGCCGAACCGTCTGTCGTACGCGCCCGGAGCCGCGTCGGCCATCGCCCTCGGCGTCTCCAACGCCTCGAACGTCAACGTCGACAAGCTCGTCATCCAGGAGCCCAAGACCGCCGTCGACGGAGCGTCCACGCTCGACGCGAGCAACCCCTTCACGATCACCGACTTCACGGGGTTGCAGAACGTCTCGCTGCCGGCGTCGTGCACGTCCGTCCAGGTCGACGCGTATGTCTTCCAGGGCGGTACCTGGACGTGGAAGACGGGCCCGCCCGCCGCCACCCCGACCCTGCCGAACGGCGTCACGAATGCGCAGGTCGGCGGCATCCGCCTCACCTGCGTCGGCACCATCGGGCCCGGTGACACCGTCGCACTGGGGCTCGGCCTCGCCCAGCGCTCCACCCAGCGCGACACCGGAGCCGATCTGTCCACTGCCGAGCACCGCGTCGACAACGTGGCCAACGGCATCGCGGCCGTCGGTACGCGCACGGCCACGAAGGATGCCACGGCCAGCTACACGGTCGCACCCTCGATGCCGACGGTGCAGACCGCGAAGAACATCGCTCCCGGTCAGATCACCGCCGGCCAGAAGGCGTCGTCGACGCTCTCCGCCACCAACGGCGCGGTCCCCGTCAGCGAGCTGCGCGTGGCCGACCTCGACTTCTTCTCTACCGACGTGGCCTTCGGCGGGTTCACCGCCGCGCCCGTGTGGCCGGCCGGCGCCAGCGCGGCGAAGGTCGTCTACCACCTCGCCGCCGGCGGAACCCAGGATGTCTCCTTCGCGAATGGCGCCGTGCCGGCCGCGCCCGGAGGGCCCGTGACCGGCTTCGAGCTCGTCTTCACCGGCTCGCTGATCCAGGCGAACGCGACCGCCAACGCCGCCTTCACGATCGCCACCACCGAGAACGCGACCGGCGCAAAGCCGAGCGTCACGCTGACCAACACCGTCGCCTCGACGGTGACCGCCCCCAACGGTCTGACCGCGAAAGCGACCGACGATGCCACACTGACGGTCATCGACCCGTCGGTCTCCGTCACGATCGACAAGACGGTGCGCCCGGGTGCCCCCGTCGCCCCCGGTGACAGCGTCATCGCCTCCCTGCGCACCGTGGCCTCGGCCACCGGTGACGGAGCCCGCATCAATGACATCGTCGTGGAGGACGCCTGGAACGGCGCGCAGGACGCGTTCTGGAACGCCTTCAGCTTCACCTCCGTCGCGCCCACACAGGTGCCGGCCAACACGACGCTGACCGTGCAGGTGCGTCGTCACGACGGAACGTGGGTGACGCTGGCGACCGCGCCCGCGCAGGCGCAGGCGTTCGTCTTCCAGATGGATGCCGCGGCCACCGCGGCCGCCCTCGCGCCGCTGGCTGCCGCCGACGTGGAAGGCATCCGTTTCACCTTCCACAGCGACGCGGGGTTCGCCGATACCACCAACGTCACGCCGAACCTCGTCTTCGACGCCCGCGCCGATCGTCGCACGGGCGGCGCGACGACTCCCGGCCCCGACAAGCCCACGACCTACACGAACACCGCGGTCTCGAGCGTCACCGGCAAGAGCGACGGCGGCAAGACGCTGATCGACGATGCGACCGACACGGCACCGGGAACGATCCAGACCGAGCAGAACCCGCCGGGCCCCGGACCCGACATCCAGAAGCGGTGGACGCGTGACTTCCTCGATGCCCAGTCCGGGCAGCGTGCCGACACGACGCTGCGCTGGAACGTCTCCTCGGGCTTCGCGCCGGTGACCATCACCGACCCCGCCACCGACGCCGGCACACCGTCGTCGACGGCCTATGACGCGTTCGACCTCGTCTCGGTGGCGGCGATCGCCCCGAGCGCCGACCCGTACAGCAACGGTTGGTACCTCAAGTACGACACCGTGACCGCGGTCGAACTCTTCTTCGACGGCACGTGGCACACCGTCGCCGCGCCCGGTGGCAGCTGGATGACGGCAGGCCGCGGCTTCGTCGGATACACCCTCACCGCGGAGGAGTCGGCGAAGACCACCGGCGTCCGCCTGGTGATCGATGAGACGGCGGCCGACACCGCGGCCCGTCAGGCCGCGCGCCAGACCGGTCCCGCTTTCGATCCGTTCGCGCCCGCCCCGGGCTCGGGAGTCGGCTCCGGCAGCGTGCAGCGAGAGTTCGACCTCACCTGGCAGCTGCGTGACGTCACGCGCTCCTCGGGAACCCCGATCACGGCGGACTCGCTGCTGAACACCTCCACCAAGGGCATCGTCGACAACGCCGTCCAGATCAGCTCGCACCCTCTCGCGGGCGGCGCGGACATCACCGACGGCGACCACGACACGATCCAGATCCTCAACCAGCCGCCGGGAGTGAAGGTCACCAAGTCGGCCACGCCGACGAGCCAGATCTTCACGCCCGTCACCGGCACGCCCGCGCAGAGCTATCCGACGGCGCAGTGGACGATGACCGCGCACAACGACGCCACGGCCAAGGCGAGCGCGTTGCGGATGACCGATCCGGCCACCTGCAGCCAGACCGCACTGGCCGGGTGTCAGTCCGATGTCTCCGCGGCCTTCGCCGACCCGTTCGACACGTCGAAGAACTACCTCACGGACAGCGGCACTCCGACGCCCTTCGATCGCTTCGACGCGACCAAGATCACGATTGCCTCGAGCATTCCTGCCCAGATCGACGCGTCGGGCTCCACGGTATGGCTCCTGCATTACTCCGGCGGCACGTACACGACGACCTCGCACACCATCGCTCAGGTGAACGCGTTCACCGCCGAACAGCTCTCCGACGTCGTGGGCGTCAGCGTCACGTTCCGCGGCGTGAGCGCGGCGAACACGGGCACGATCGACCAGAGCAACGTCTTCACGGTCACGATCGACAGCCGACTGCGACCCACGCTGCGATCCAGCGGCGATGCGCAGGTGCTGCCGGCAGGAAAGACGGTCGACGTCTCGAACCGCGTGTTCGCCCAGTCGTACGACCCGGTGCTGGCGCCGACCACGAAGACGGGTGACGTCGCCGACGCGAAGGTCGTCCTCACCGGCGGTGTCGTCAACATCACCCCGACGAAGTCGGTGAGCGCGGCCTCCATCGCCGAGCCGGCGAAGAGCACGCCCGTCACGGTGACCCTGGGTGCGAACCAGGGATCGAACCCGCGCAGCACCCTCTCTCCGAACGTCGTCGTCGTCGAGGACTTCGCCGACGCGACCGCCTTCTGGAACACGTTCGACCTCGTCGGGCTCGGCGCGGTGACCCTGCCGGCAGGCGCCGACCGCGTGCGGGTGGATGTGCACACCGGGGGACGCTGGATCCAGGGAACCGCCGCGGCCACCGCCGCGCTGCCCACGGGCACCGACGTCACCGCTGTCGACGGCATCCGCTTCACCTTCACGCGCGCCGACGGTGCTCTGTTCTCCAACACGATCCCGGCGGCCAACTGGTCGGCATCGGCGGCCTTCACCGTGAAGGTGCGCGACGCCTACCGCGACGCCAGCGGTCCGGTGAGCTTCGACCACACCGTAACCAACACGCAGTCCTCGCAGTCGACGCGCGTCGACGGCAACGACTCCGCCCTGAAGCAGGCGTCCGCCCAGATCGCGCTCACGCAGGGCACGCACCAGATCGCGGTGAACAAGCTGAGCAACAACGGCGACCGCCTCGTGTCGGTCGGCTCGCCCGTGCCGTTCGATCTCACCTTCCAGAACACCGGCACCGGCTTCCTGACCGTGTCGGAGCTGACCGACACGCTGCCGGTGCAGCTGGACTACCTGACGACACCGGCGCCCGTGTTCACCAAGCAGGCCGACGGCCTCCTGTCGGACAAGGTCACGGTGGGCCTCAGCCCCGACGGTCGCACGGTCACGTTCACGTGGCCGTCGGACGGCAACCGCATGAAGCCCGGTGAAGTGTTCAAGGTGCGGCTGTTCCTCGAGCTGCAGCCCGGACTGTCGCAGGGCGACCGCGCGACCAACACGATGACGGTGAAGACGGCGCAGCAGCTCACCGCGTGCCGCAACACCGTGCCCGGCGGATCGACGACCAGCGCGTTCGCGAACGACCCCACGACGTGCGGCACCACCGACTACGTCGGCGTGGTCGCCGGCTCGAACCTGTACACCGTCAAGGGTGTTTCGGGCGCGCTGCCCGGTGCGTACCAGCCGGGCGCCTCGGATGCGATCTGCCAGCAGAATCTCGTCGTCGGCGACAAGGGCTACTTCCGGTCGCCGTGTGTCGCGAACTCCGAGGTGGGCGGCACGGACGAATGGGTGCTGCACAACGTCAACGCGGGGACCGTCCCGGTCGCCGAGATGACCGTGTTCGACCAGCTGCCGACGCCGGGTGACACGCTGCTCATCTCGGGCACGGGTCGCGGCTCGACGCTGCGCCCCGAGCTCCTGGCGGGCTCGCTCAAGGTCGCCGCTCCGGCCGGCACGACGCAGACCGTCGAGGTCACCACCAGCACGGGAGTGTGCGTCAACACGTGGTCGACGCTCACGACCGCGCCGGTCTGCGAGCAGAACGGTGAGAAGTGGACCGTCGCGTCCGACGGCACCGATTGGTCGAAGGTCACCGGCATCCGCGTGCACCTCGACTTCCGCACGACGCCGGCCAAGGCGCTCACGCCGGGTCAGGCTGCCGACGTCACGTTCTCCACCGTGAACAAGCCGGCCGCCGCTGACCGTCCCGACGGCGCGTCGACGAGCGTCCCCGCGAGCGATCAGTTCGCCTGGAACCAGTACGGCGTCAAGTACGAGCTGACCACCGAGAGCACGTTCCGCAAGATCGCTCCGGCCGTCGTCGGCAGCCACCTGCGCTTCGGCTCGATCGCGGTCACCAAGAAGATCACGGGACCGGCGGCGCAGTACGCGCCGACGAGCTTCCTCGCCGATGTCGTCTGCTCCGCCGGCGGGTCACCGCTCGACCTCGGAGCGGCGTCGACCGTCACCCTCAGTGCGGCCAACGACTACACGGCGCGCATCGACGGCATCCCGCTCAGCGCCGAGGGCACGACGTGCACCGTCACCGAACAGGGCGCCGTCGGCGCGTTCGGTGAGACCTCCCGCAGCGGATCGCCCACGACGATCGCCGTTACCGAGCCGGCCCCGCAGGACGGTGATGCGGGCGACGTGCCCGCGCTGCAGGTCGCGACGCTGACGAACGACTACCAGTACAGCGGCCTGTCGGTCACGAAGCAGGTGCAGACCGAGGCGACGGCCGGCGAGTTCGGACCGTTCACTTTCTCGCTGACGTGCACGAGTGCGACGGGAATGCCGGTGGCGTTCGACGATCAGGGTTCCCACAAGCTCACCTTCACGCTCGAGGCGGGCCAGACCTGGACCGCTCCGGCCGACCGCATCCCCGCCCGGGCACGCTGCACGGTGACCGAGACGGACTCGTTCTTCGCGAACCACATCGTGTTCACGGGCACGAACGTCGTCGACGCCGGTGACGGCTCGGCCACGGTCACGCCCGGGGTGGAGGCCGCCGCGGTCACCGTGACCAACGGGTACGACGCGGGTCGACTCACGGTCGGCAAGGTCGTGACCGGTGCGGGCGCCGACCTCTACGGCACGGGTTCGTTCGACTTCTCCGCCGTCTGCACGTACCAGGGTCAGAGCCTGCTCGACCAGCGCTTCTCGCTGCGCCACGGCGACACCGAGACGTTCGGTGTGTACCCGACCGGCACCGTGTGCGACGTGAAGGAGCTGACGACGGGGGGTGCGACCGCGGCGACGCTCGACCCGGCCGACGGCCAGGTCACGATCGTGGCGCCGACCGACCCGGTCGCGATCGGCGACGTCAAGGTCACGGCCACCAACCGCTTCGACCTCGCCTCGTTCGACGTGGTCAAGGAGCGCCAGGGCAACATGCTCAATCCCGGTGCGGCGGGACCGTTCACGGTCAGCGCGGTCTGCACGTACGTCGTGGACGGCACCGTCACCGACATCGCGGTGCCCGGGGGAGCGGAGCGCCAGCTCGCCGCCGCGAACGACTACCGGGCGGCCTACACCGACCTTCCCGTCGGCGCGACGTGTGAGGTCACCGAGACCGTCACCGGTCACGCGGCCTCCACGAGCATCACGGTGGACGACGCCGACCCCGTGACCGGGACGAGCGCGACGATCGACCTTCACGGGGGCGACGAGCCGCAGCTCATGACCATCGCCAACACCTTCACCGCCGGTCAGATCTCGGTGACGAAGACGGTCAGCGGCACCGCGGCATCCGCCCACACCGGCGACACCTTCGGTGTGACGCTCGTGTGCACCTGGTACGGCGAGAACCTGCCGATCCCGGGCGGCGCCGTCCGCGATCTCACCGTGGGAACGCCCGTCGTCTACACCGATCTGCCGACGGATGCCGCGTGCGTGCTCACCGAGACGCGCACCGGCGAGGCGAAGCAGGTCACCATGACCGTCGACGGCGGCCACTCCGCCAATCCGGCGAGCGTCGTCATCACCGCCGACAGGACGATCGCGGTCGGCGTCGACAACCGCTTCGACAAGCCGTTGCCGGCCACCGGTGGCAGCTCGGCGCTCGTGCTCGGGGTGTCCGGCTTCGGGATCGCAGGTCTGATCGTCGGCATCGTGCTGTTGACGCGCCGCCGCCGTCGCGAGATCTGA
- a CDS encoding adenylosuccinate synthase: MPGIVIVGVQWGDEGKGKATDLLGERTDWVVKFNGGNNAGHTVVIGDEKYALHLLPSGILSPGVNAVIGNGVVVDLEVLFAELEALNARGLDTSRLKISANAHVITQYHRTLDKVTERFLGKRMIGTTGRGIGPTYADKINRVGIRIQDLFDENILRQKVEGALDQKNHLLVKVFNRRAITVDEVVDDLLSYVERLRPMVCDTGLLLSRALDAGDVVVFEGGQATMLDVDHGTYPFVTSSSATAGGASTGSGVGPNRLDRIVGIVKAYTTRVGSGPFPTELFDDKGEWLRKRGFEFGTTTGRPRRVGWYDAPITRYATRINGITDLVLTKLDILTGLEQIPVCVAYDVDGERFDEVPVNQSDFHHATPIFEYFPGWQDDISGARSFEDLPVAAQEYVLALEAMSGTRISVIGVGPARDAVIVRHDLVD, translated from the coding sequence ATGCCAGGAATCGTGATCGTCGGCGTCCAGTGGGGAGACGAGGGCAAGGGCAAGGCCACCGATCTGCTCGGTGAGCGCACCGACTGGGTCGTCAAGTTCAACGGCGGCAACAACGCCGGTCACACCGTCGTCATCGGCGATGAGAAGTATGCACTGCACCTCTTGCCCTCCGGCATCCTGTCCCCCGGCGTCAACGCCGTCATCGGCAACGGCGTCGTCGTCGACCTCGAAGTGCTCTTCGCCGAGCTCGAGGCGCTCAACGCCCGCGGCCTCGACACGTCGCGCTTGAAGATCAGCGCGAACGCGCATGTCATCACCCAGTACCACCGCACGCTCGACAAGGTCACCGAGCGCTTCCTCGGCAAGCGCATGATCGGCACGACCGGTCGCGGCATCGGCCCGACGTACGCGGACAAGATCAACCGCGTCGGCATCCGCATCCAGGACCTCTTCGACGAGAACATCCTCCGCCAGAAGGTCGAAGGCGCGCTCGATCAGAAGAATCACCTGTTGGTGAAGGTCTTCAACCGCCGCGCGATCACCGTCGACGAGGTCGTCGACGATCTGCTCTCCTACGTCGAGCGCCTGCGCCCGATGGTCTGCGACACGGGGCTGCTGCTCAGCCGTGCCCTGGATGCCGGCGACGTCGTCGTCTTCGAGGGCGGCCAGGCCACCATGCTCGACGTGGACCACGGTACCTACCCGTTCGTGACCTCCTCCTCTGCCACCGCCGGTGGTGCGTCGACCGGGTCGGGGGTCGGTCCCAACCGCCTCGATCGCATCGTCGGCATCGTCAAGGCCTATACGACGCGCGTCGGTTCCGGACCCTTCCCGACCGAGCTGTTCGACGACAAGGGCGAGTGGCTCCGCAAGCGCGGCTTCGAGTTCGGCACGACGACGGGTCGGCCCCGCCGCGTGGGCTGGTACGACGCGCCGATCACGCGCTACGCGACCCGCATCAACGGCATCACCGACCTCGTGCTCACCAAGCTCGACATCCTCACCGGGCTCGAGCAGATCCCCGTGTGCGTCGCGTACGACGTCGACGGCGAGCGGTTCGACGAGGTGCCGGTCAACCAGAGCGACTTCCACCACGCGACACCGATCTTCGAGTACTTCCCGGGCTGGCAGGACGACATCTCCGGCGCGCGGAGCTTCGAGGACCTGCCCGTCGCGGCGCAGGAGTACGTGCTCGCTCTGGAAGCGATGAGCGGCACGCGCATCTCGGTGATCGGTGTGGGTCCCGCCCGGGACGCGGTCATCGTGCGCCACGATCTCGTCGACTGA
- a CDS encoding beta-propeller fold lactonase family protein, which translates to MRFFLGGYSADMGGRAEGIGTLLAGDPDDGSAGGELARRAEVAVGAESPSWIAWHPTRAVVYAALEGRGVVQAYRRTGEEGFIALGAPVEAGDAVCHLAVAPAGDALIAACWGDGRLVRMSLDAEGRPSQPSVLAAASDPYALVGISQEPRPSRAHHVRFLPRDTMATTDLGLDLVRFWRGTGEQGSRDVALPRQTGPRHSRWHPSEHLFVVTELSNELYALAPDASGQWRVAAGVALSPGTLAGDAAAELAFSRDGRFVYAGLRGSNTIAVVEVRGDGAQLRPVALVDAGVEGPRHHVVVRDTLLVAGQHSDEIAALTLNERTGVPGRARRRVDAPSPTCLLPAS; encoded by the coding sequence GTGCGCTTCTTCCTCGGCGGGTATTCCGCCGACATGGGCGGTCGCGCGGAGGGCATCGGCACGCTCCTGGCTGGAGACCCCGATGATGGATCGGCCGGGGGAGAGCTCGCCCGGCGCGCGGAGGTCGCCGTCGGTGCCGAGTCGCCGTCATGGATCGCGTGGCATCCGACGCGTGCGGTCGTCTACGCCGCGCTGGAGGGGCGCGGCGTCGTGCAGGCATATCGCCGCACCGGCGAGGAGGGCTTCATCGCCCTCGGCGCTCCCGTGGAGGCCGGCGATGCCGTCTGCCATCTCGCCGTCGCCCCCGCCGGCGACGCATTGATCGCGGCCTGCTGGGGTGATGGGCGCCTCGTGCGCATGTCGCTGGATGCCGAGGGACGCCCGTCCCAGCCGAGCGTGCTCGCCGCCGCGTCCGACCCGTATGCCCTGGTCGGCATATCGCAGGAGCCGCGGCCGTCGCGCGCGCACCACGTGCGGTTCCTGCCGCGCGACACGATGGCGACGACCGATCTCGGGCTCGATCTCGTGCGTTTCTGGCGGGGCACGGGGGAGCAGGGCTCGCGCGACGTCGCGCTTCCGCGGCAGACCGGGCCGCGCCACAGTCGATGGCATCCGTCGGAGCACCTCTTCGTGGTGACCGAGCTGTCGAACGAGCTCTATGCGCTGGCGCCCGACGCGAGCGGGCAGTGGCGCGTCGCCGCCGGCGTGGCGTTGTCGCCGGGCACGCTCGCCGGAGACGCCGCGGCCGAGCTCGCCTTCTCGCGTGACGGCCGCTTCGTCTACGCGGGGCTGCGCGGTTCGAACACGATCGCCGTCGTGGAGGTGCGCGGTGACGGGGCGCAGCTGCGTCCCGTCGCGCTCGTCGACGCGGGCGTGGAGGGGCCGCGGCATCACGTCGTCGTGCGCGACACCCTCCTCGTCGCCGGTCAGCACTCCGACGAGATCGCCGCGCTCACGCTGAACGAGCGCACCGGGGTGCCGGGGCGAGCGCGACGCCGTGTCGACGCCCCCTCGCCGACCTGTCTGCTCCCGGCATCCTGA
- a CDS encoding ROK family transcriptional regulator — MSAQARGAASAAPASATVTTLRQQNRAAALRFVLQQGETTRADLARRCGFSAASAANITSELIDDGLLAEVGSVSSRGGRPISLIAPRAEGAYAIGVDVGERGVAVELFDLSLTMVDREFRGGGHDETPPDIHRDLVEAIAALRMRNQERWPRVLGIGLGLPGVVETGPDGAQVLYAQSLGWEPWPIPRDLDADLPVFAENGAKTQARAELWYGAARGIDHAVVALLGRGVGLGVISDGALAHGAFSSAGEWGHTKIVVGGARCRCGQNGCVEAYLGADAILAEWQIRGGSFEGSGWQAIGALLAAADSDTDARAVVDGVVEALGAALGSVVNLTNPERIVVGGWVGMRLMEHGSARIADAVRRNCLTRLGTQFEIVPASFGGDTVALGSALMPITALIDTPRSELFAV, encoded by the coding sequence ATGAGTGCACAGGCGCGGGGCGCCGCCTCCGCGGCGCCCGCCTCCGCGACCGTCACGACGCTGCGTCAGCAGAATCGTGCGGCCGCTCTGCGCTTCGTGCTGCAGCAGGGCGAGACGACCCGGGCCGATCTCGCGCGGCGTTGCGGATTCTCTGCGGCATCCGCCGCGAACATCACCTCCGAGCTCATCGATGACGGGTTGCTGGCCGAGGTCGGCTCGGTCTCCTCGCGCGGCGGACGACCGATCTCACTCATCGCGCCCCGCGCCGAAGGTGCCTACGCGATCGGCGTCGATGTCGGCGAGCGCGGCGTCGCCGTCGAGCTCTTCGACCTGTCGTTGACGATGGTCGACCGCGAGTTCCGCGGCGGAGGCCACGACGAGACCCCGCCGGACATCCACCGCGATCTCGTCGAAGCCATCGCCGCGTTGCGCATGCGCAATCAGGAGCGGTGGCCGCGTGTCCTCGGCATCGGGCTCGGGCTTCCGGGTGTGGTCGAGACCGGACCCGACGGTGCCCAGGTGCTCTACGCCCAGAGTCTCGGTTGGGAGCCGTGGCCGATCCCGCGCGACCTGGACGCGGATCTGCCCGTCTTCGCGGAGAACGGTGCCAAGACGCAGGCGCGGGCCGAGCTCTGGTACGGCGCCGCACGCGGAATCGACCATGCCGTCGTGGCCCTCCTCGGTCGCGGCGTCGGACTCGGCGTGATCAGCGACGGAGCCCTCGCGCACGGCGCGTTCAGCAGCGCCGGCGAGTGGGGTCACACGAAGATCGTGGTCGGCGGCGCGCGCTGCCGGTGCGGACAGAACGGCTGCGTCGAGGCCTACCTCGGCGCCGACGCGATCCTCGCCGAATGGCAGATCCGCGGCGGCTCCTTCGAGGGCTCGGGGTGGCAGGCGATCGGCGCGCTGCTGGCCGCGGCGGACAGCGACACGGACGCGCGCGCCGTCGTCGACGGGGTTGTGGAGGCGCTCGGCGCGGCGCTGGGAAGCGTCGTCAACCTGACCAACCCCGAACGCATCGTCGTCGGCGGATGGGTCGGGATGCGCTTGATGGAGCACGGATCCGCACGGATCGCCGATGCGGTGCGGCGCAACTGCCTGACGCGCCTGGGCACCCAGTTCGAGATCGTCCCGGCGTCCTTCGGCGGCGACACGGTCGCGCTCGGATCGGCGCTGATGCCCATCACGGCACTGATCGACACTCCCCGCAGCGAACTGTTCGCCGTCTGA